DNA from Alnus glutinosa chromosome 2, dhAlnGlut1.1, whole genome shotgun sequence:
ttctttttcaatggtaTCAGGCCAAGTTTGCAgctattaaagaaaaatttgggCGAGAAATCCGTGTATTTCAAACACCAGCACTTTCCCCATCCTCAAATGAAGTGTCCAATAGTGGTATGCAGCATTTCAACTCTTATATCTTCTTCCTTATGCCAAAATATTCACTTAGTCTCATAAGTTACCTATCAGGCCAGTTATATTTTAGAACACCTGCAAAAGAAATTTTTTCTCAATGTCATAATGATGatctcttttattctttttctcggATGTTGTATGGCAGAGGAGACAGATGACTTCTATGAGTTCACGGCCGAGGATTATTATCGAATTTTAGCGGCTAAAAAGGAAGGTAATATTGATGATGGCCCTATTTTATGAGTGGTAATATGAAAGGATGAGGCTGTTCTTTTACTAACCGTTTTGAAAAACTTGTTGCAGATCTGGGTAGGACTAAATGTAATTCCTattgataaaatttattttattgctGGTCACATAAATGGGTTTATTGTTGTTTTGCTTGAAGTTACAAATTTTGGTAGATTAGATTATAACCCATATCCCGTGGTGTGCTATGAATATAAGCAAGGAATGGGAGACCTCTTCTACTTTCTTATTTCTTGGGAGTTTTTCCCACATATACAtagttttttgttgtttatgtTTCCTGAGAATGGATATAAAAGTTGAACGATTGGAGAAGTTCAAAGAACCCTATTGGGCATTTAACACATGGTTATGCATATAAATACAAGTATGAATGTGTGTGAGATATGTTGGATACTTTTTCTAATGTGCAATGGAATATAATGAACAGATAAATTATTGAAGACACGAAAACTCCGAGATGCAGAAGTGACAGCTCGTAGGTCAAAAGCAACAAAGGTGCTCAATGGAACCTTTCTTCTTaagacttcttttttcttttcttttctttttcttttcttttcttcttcttgttattctttcttctttcttcttttttaatttttttaatttaatttaattttttgcatttttcttttatcattcACTACTAATTATCAGAATTTTTATGATGCAATCCAAACTTTAGCTTGGTTCAGTAGAGACTTTAACCTTATCATTGAATTTTTCTTATGTATGTAGGCTGTGATTAGGGTTCGTTTTCCTGATCATCACACATTAGAGGTCACATTTCATCCATCAGAGACAATTCAGAGCTTGGTTGATCTTCTCATGAAAGTGGTTGCTCGACCAGAACTACCATTCTATATATGTATGCCTATCGatatcaaaatatttatttgtctGTCTAAGATTggatttattttaaacaattatCTGAAAGACAGATGTTAATAAGGGTTTCTGTAGCTAAAGCATTGAAGGGTAAACTTTGGTTGTGTTACAGATACTACTCCTCCGAAAAGGCAGATAAAAGACATGGCACAAGATTTTTACAGTGCTGGCTTTGTTCCTGGGGCAATTGTGTATTTTACATACGATCTACCAAAAGGTTAGTAATGATTTTTGATGCCATAATTCAATTGAAATATTTCTGCCTTGATGTTCATGTCTAGTTGTAACTTTTGCTTTACCATCTTTATATACCTATCATTGTCCTAATTAATTCAATCTTTTGCAATGATCACGCCTTTGTCCAATTTTAGGTTAGGCTGAGGATTTCaacattttattctttttggtccttcaGGATTACTCTCTTCTCTTTGGGAGATTCATTGTGACTAATGTTACCTTGTTAATAGCATGCTTGACTTTCACCATGCCATTGATTTGTATCATAGAGCAACTCTTGCTTGACACGACACTTTTTAACTTCCTAGAGTCCACCGTGGAAATCACTGAATCCATAATTCATCTGCGTAGAAAGGACATTCTCCAGTGAAGTCTTTAAGAACATTGTCATCCAAAAGATGGTTTAGTTTTTGACCTGTCCTAGCCACTAAATGCTTGTTTACTAATCTAgctgaaaatttcaattttatgttGACTATTGAGGTTGAGGATCTAGGGCTGGTTCTTTTCACAACTAGGCTGGGCAAAACCACCCGAGCCGACCTTACTGAGTTAACCCAAGTCGTCTGGTCCGCTCCCAGTGGCTCGGGGTAGGTAATGGTTTTATAAATTCCGACTGGGTTGGGTTGGAGTTCATTTTGCGAAAAAAAACTGAATACAAACCCGTCCCGACCCgataatataacaaaaaaaacattatatatatatggtataatGTTAGTGCTTGCGAACTCCACTGCCTCCACTGCCTGAATCCATTCTTCGTCATAGATGTGGCACTTCTGAGGGTTGCTGAGCACGTGGAGGTCGTAAGATCTGGCCTAGCCCAACGAAGTTAAGACCCCTTGGCAAAGAAAGTGAACAAGTACTTTTAAGTTAAAAGTGAGGTGGCCGAATTCCAATTTTTTAATTCGTATCATTAACAAAGAACGCCATTGTCACCCCTCCCCTTATTATTCAATTGTTCTCGATTTGCTTTTAGCAATTATGATTTGGCAATAACTAATGCTGTATAATTCATGTCATGGCATCTTCAGGTGATGATTCTACATATGACAATTCAGGTCCCTTCCTTCAGGAAGAGATCTTATCTTTGAAAGGTTTGGAACTCATTGCAGAGCAGAGCCAGCAGGCAGAGCCTGTTCAACCCACACCAGAACCTGTAACAGCAGCACCCTCCCCCGTCGTCCAAGATCAAAAGCCTGCCGACAAGAAACCTGTTAAGCCCAAGTGGCTGAAACTGTGAAATGGCAACTATGGAAGTCAGCTCCTTGTTCCTTTTTGGACCATTTCTTCCATTTAACTGAGGTGATTTCTGTTCATCTCATTATGCTAATTCTGGGTTCTGGTTTGGTTACTGCAGGCAAAGCTTTAACATGCGACTTCAGTAATCTTAAGCATATTTACCGCCACCTTATGTTTGGTTAGGGTTGTTCGTACTTCTATGGTGTTGTGCGGATGTTGGTTATATGTAATTTATGCCTCAGTCCTTGAGAAAGTAACATGGTTGGATCTTTTGTTGTTTGTCTATATACTTTTAAATGGTGTCTTATGTCGTTTGTCAATTCTGGCAAACCCCTCCAGcactcttcttcttcaaacAACCCCCTCCCGCTGCTGCATTCAGATCATTCATTTCAtggtttaaattttgttttgttgcattttAGCGGTGTACGAGATGCTGGGTAACAAATAAATCATGTGACAATATATACATCAATCAGATCTGTGAAATCTAAATTTGAGCCAAGAAATGGAGATGTGTTCTGTTATTTCAACTGATAGACCAGTGGCTGCAAGTTTAGGCCCAATCTTTCTTGACTTATTCGCGCTATTGGGTTTCAATCACAGGGTCAGGGAAGATCGGGGAATAAAACAACTAGACCCACGTAATTAAATCACCACCAAAGACACTTATACCAACGGAAACAGATTCTGAACTGGTGAGGGGAGTATTCAGTCCTTgaagaaataaatacaaaattatcatttcacatttttttttggacaattttaaCCTTATTTTTACAAGGACTGGGCcagtttatttgaattgaagaGGATTCAAATACTATACCAACATGCCTAATAACCATATCAATAATACCTCCCCAGTCCCCATCACCCCTTTTAAGGGCACGTTACATTTCATCTCCAACAAGAGAATTAACTACCACAATGGCAATAATAATGGCACCAACCAAAGACACCTTGGCCTACATATCCAATAAGTATCCCACATTTTTCAGGGCATATGGGCctattggggggggggggccctTCAACCAGTTTTAAGGATAAAGACATGGATTGTTTGGTGGAGTGGAGTGGAGTAATGGGATTGGTAATGTCataatgaagaaaaataatttaaagaaaaaaggaaaaaagtggaCATTCTATTTTCATAAGTAATTTTGAGTTTGTTCTTTCAAAATTAttgttcttcttctcctctaaattttattattattcgcATTCTAATGATTACAgccatgtaaaaaaaattataaatttaaagtgAAGTTGCTTGCTAAATCATCTTTTGATAGCTTTGCTATCTCTACGACTACAAAGCTTATGGCGACACAAGGCCCTTTTTTTAAGTCATTGATAAacttttcttgaataaaacaTAAATGAATGATTCTTTTCGTTTCAATTGCTCTTAAATTTCCTCCTAATTGGATATGTTCCTCTCGTCAAAATaagacaatttttatttttattttttttaaaattgatgtgacagtTTACGTAATAATTTTCACATAaatcactaaataattaattttatttatcacaatatgttgcttaatattataattaattaacattaTAGCACGTGACACTCCTATAAACTGCCACATAAATTTATATCGTTAATAGTCCAATATTgcagaagaacaaaaaaaggttTATGACTTTGAAAAGTGAATGCGGCATGAACTAATAACTATTATCGGAATTGGAAAGAAATTGAACCAGTGAAGGTTTCtccttattccttttttttcaaagtaaaaGGGGAAACAAGACAGGAAAACAGAGGAAACAATCGTGCAAAAATCCAAATTAAACCTACTAATAGGGAGGGTCTTTCCTACTGTCAAGGGAAATAAAAAGCCACACAAATTGACACTTCTTAATTTTTCGAGCTTATAGAAGAATTTGGAGGGCGGAGTTTTTCCTTTCAGCTAATGATTTTGTATGCACTTTGGTGTACATCAAAATATATGGAATCTACATGCATGAGTCTCATACCCAATATGTCTTGGTATACACAAAGTTGATGTGTAAACAACACATATTCTTGTTTTACTCTTATGAAGATGAAATTTAGAAAGAAACAACACAATTAGAAAACTCTACTCCTTTATGGTTATTTTTCATACTTGTTTTAGAGTCTCACTTTTTTTCcgccccaaaaaaaataaagggggaAGAAACGaactaagttttcttttaaatggggtcaaatgattttttattttaattcagtCTATTATTAGGGATATACAAGAAGGTGGTTAGTAACCGCTAAAAACCGTTAACCACATAACCGCTTTATAGGCTATTGAAAAAAACCGCTAACTGCCTAGGGTAGGTggttgaaaatatatatatatatatcgctaATTGTCTAGAGCGGAAGGATTAGTAATTTTAGGGGTAGTTAAGGTGGTTAATAATCGTTAACCGCACACCTGCAATACAAAACAATGTTTGTTGTTCGTTTTAGTGTGTTTGATATAGGATTTTcattttgagtttaatgaaattaatcCATATTTATAactaataataacaataataatattgagCTTTGTTATATTTCGAAGCcttctaaatatttaaaaatgccgaaaaccataaaaaaatgtCTTAAAAAGAGGCTCATAGAATGCCCAAAATGCTTATTTCTAAAAAATAGTTATGTGATACGGTTATGAGTTTCAATAATTACTGaccaattattattttaaaactgCTAACTACCTAAGGCAGGGTAGTTACggttatcaaaatttaataaccgCTTAACATGGTTAGAGTTAACGGTTAGATACAATAATTGCAACCACTTGTTGAACcccacaaaatataaaaaaaaatcacgtattttctttcttcggcccaatttataaaataactTGTAATGCACTCACTTCCTGTGACCGTGCGACGTGTGTTCCCGATAAGGAAGACCAGGCAAAAGGTTAACCCTCTAACAATCACTTCAAACCTACCAACCTAGAATTGTAGATGGAAAATGTGTTCAACACTTCAACTACCACTCAATCATTTCACGTTGAATTAAGGTCTaaacaacaattaatatatatattacatgactaaaacaataaaataggaaagaaaaaaaaaaaaaaacaacaacaacaattgcTATAGCATGCATTTCATATGACTAAAAcaatagaatagaaaaaaaaaaaaaaataataataatcctttaaaatattgtttattttatagtaaaaattgtagaACTTTTGATAAGaatcttctttgtttttcaGAAGGAATAAAAAaggataacaaaaaaaattatataagaaaTAAGTTTCACTTTGTAAAATGGTAGTATATTTTGGACCAtcttgaaataatatttaagttGCGAGAAGGGAGTGTTATTAAATCAACATATCAATTTAAGCCACTGAGCTTAAAAGAACTTTATTTCATTTATAATTCCTTTTCAAAATGAATTGAAAACGGGTTTGATTTAAGTtcaaaattaagtttttatttttatttttatttttcaattaaaaaggaTAGGAGGAGGTGGTCAACTGAGCATGGCCTAGGAGGTGAGAAACCGCAGTCACTTTTTCAAACTCAGTTGAACCATAACTAATCCGATTTCACCACTATAGAATCAGTTGAactcaaaacaattaatattagGGTACGTTTGGGATTGCAATTTtgtagataataagtgcgattttaaactaaatcgcgtaacataaatcgtttgaaaactgcgtttttaaaaattgcgatttgaaaatgtagaaaatctgctttttcaaatcgcaggtaatatggtttttttttaaaacgcaaaattttaaaggttaatttgcgattttaaaggctaaactgcgattttgccaaacacttaattgcatttttaaaaattattttttttaaatagcacattttaaaatcgttattttaaatcgcacattttaaaattgcaaacctAAACGAACCCTTAATTAAACTTGTGTGAAAATTCATACCCAACCACTTACAAGTTGAAAGTTTTCTTGAGACTATTAAACTACCACCACTAATGGCAGTTCAAAATTAGTTGGAATTAGATTATTGAAACATAAATCTCATAACAAGACACAAGAAATACATTTTCGaatctcaaaaataaatttcattatttttgggaCATGATAAATCCTTAAAGTAAACATGTATGCAAGTCGAAGATATTCATGATCGCGATtgggatttttttcttttctttaacgAGTAATGTTAAAACCGTACTTTTTAGCTTTTATCTCCATCTTATTCTGTCGCGTTGTGCCACTTCAATCCCTTTCTAAATTTCTGGCAAAATATCGGGGAGCACCCAAGCTTAATGGATAAGATTCCttaccattttttaaaaaagttgaaagatgcgagtttaggtttttttttttttaatcaaataatgtgaaaaatattatttattaaaaatgtgacatattATCAATGAGAATaaagtatattttcatcaaattccttttcttttctttttttttattgtaaaaaaactttaaagtaaaactgtcttttattttaccaaaaaataagcatttttttcaaaaatgaaaaaaaaaatcttttcaactgaatatttttattttattttatgattttgtaacatgcaacatttttaataaataatgttttttaaacGGTTCTAtacattttaaaacattttaaatataattgtaagagcattcctagtagttttatcaaaatagcttttgatgagtcaatttgatgaaaacactaaaaaatcactttcagcagcctcaccattttaaccaaaaagttttgatgagtgaaattactcaccaattctgatgagtaatattcactcaccaattcactcaccaaattttgtttcacatttatctctcacatgatcaacacactttttttccttttttctcttattttcttctcccatctcccatctcccatctctctcacacacaatAATGTCTTTATTTCATGGATACGAatgattctttgtaaaaatattaaatagagaaataataaaaaaaatctgaaaaattattatttaaattgaatagtaaatattgactagttaaaattgTGAGGCTGCCGgagggaattttaataaagtggctcaccataatagaaaaaaataatttttaactattttggtgagtaaaatttgatgagactaCTAAAAATGCTATAATCTCAACTCAATACACGGCCGTGGCATCC
Protein-coding regions in this window:
- the LOC133859971 gene encoding plant UBX domain-containing protein 1, with protein sequence MVVEAPAPLPLKRIRLTNIDPMEVEAAKAKFAAIKEKFGREIRVFQTPALSPSSNEVSNSEETDDFYEFTAEDYYRILAAKKEDKLLKTRKLRDAEVTARRSKATKAVIRVRFPDHHTLEVTFHPSETIQSLVDLLMKVVARPELPFYIYTTPPKRQIKDMAQDFYSAGFVPGAIVYFTYDLPKGDDSTYDNSGPFLQEEILSLKGLELIAEQSQQAEPVQPTPEPVTAAPSPVVQDQKPADKKPVKPKWLKL